The following are encoded in a window of Narcine bancroftii isolate sNarBan1 chromosome 2, sNarBan1.hap1, whole genome shotgun sequence genomic DNA:
- the LOC138752658 gene encoding large ribosomal subunit protein eL29-like, whose protein sequence is MAKSKIHTNHNQPSKWHRNGIKKPDLEGPKSYQFEPLKRVDPKFLRNMRFAKKHNKRGKKRMGKK, encoded by the exons ATGGCCAAATCCAAGATCCATACTAACCACAATCAGCCCAGCAAGTGGCACAGAAATGGGATCAAGAAGCCCGACTTGGAAGGA cccaaatcttatcaatttgaacccTTAAAAAGAGTTGACCCCAAGTTCCTAAGGAACATGCGGTTTGCCAAGAAGCacaacaaaagaggaaaaaaaagaatgggcAAAAAATGA